CCGCCGGTCCTCCATCTGTGGATGAAGCTGTCCAGCCACTGGATCGAGGCAGCGGGTTTCGATCCCGAGCAGCCGTTGAAGATCGAGGTGATGCACAAGCGGCTGGTGATCACGCCGATCGAAGACAGGCGCTGCGACGATTTCGGGAAGGGTGTCGATCACGCAACAGCACCGTCGCGATCGAATTTTTTGGTGATCACGGGAGACGCGCAATGAATCGCAACGACTCGCCCCAACGCGCCGGCAACTTGCCGGCTGACTTCGAACTCGATGACGCAGGTGCACTGTCGGCCAAGTCTGCACTGGTCCTGAAGGTCAACGCGCTGATCGTCTCGCGCGGCCTGAGCGAAGACGAGGCTGCGGCGCTCGCAGAGATGGCCCGGCCGGTCGTCACGCCCGAGCAGCGCGAAAGGCTCCGGAACGTTTCGCTGGAACTGCTGATGCAGACGCTGGCGTCGTTGGGCCAGCATGTGGAAATCGTGGTGCGACCGGCGGGGCCACCGCGTTCGGCAGGCATCACCGTATCGGTCTGACAACCGGCGGAATGATCGATACGTAATGTGTGTGGCGGCCGGGCCCGGCCGCCGCCGAATGTTCGTCACAGTCGAGCGAGCGCAACGTACCGGCTCTCCACGATCATCCTCGATACACCGACGACGTACTGATCGCCCCGGGGTCCGGCTACGGCCCTGAACTGACGGTCAAGGCTGCGAAAACACCATCACACGCCCTTGCACACGCTGGAGCTTCAGCCAGCCCATGTCGGCGGTGAAACGCAGTTGCTGCAGCGGGAAGTCGAACTGCGCCTCCCCGGCGGCGCTCACGACCGCCTGGGCGATCCAGCGAATCAGCGCCTTCCCTTCGTCGGTCGTCACGCTGCCGTTCTGCACGCCGTAAAAATAGCGGTTCCCGGCGTTGACCTCGTTCTGCAGCTGCATCCAGTGCCCCGGCAACCCCTGCAGGGTCCGGAACAGGTCGGCAACCCGTTGCGTCGTGAGGCCGCGCGCCCACAGCGCGCCGTTCGCAGCCGGCCGTGCCAGGTTGTGGCGATCCGCCGCCTGGGCCTGCTCCTTGATCTGTCCCCTCAGGGAATCATCCTTCGACATGCCGCACTCCTCATGGTGATCGGCGCGGGAGAACAGCCTCGCGCGCGCCGCATGCACGATACGCTCATTGTGAGAAGTCATCGCCTGTCAGCTATATCAGGCTTCAATATCGGGCGTCTGTCCCCATCACGCCTTCTTCTTTCCCCTGAGCAGGAACGCCGCCGCCGTACATCCCGCCATCGCGACACCCGCGATCAGGAACGTATCGCTATACGCCATCAGCAGCGCCTCGCGCATCACGCGCTGGTTCACGAGCGCGAGTGCCAGCTCGTGCACGCCGCCGGTCGACGAACCCGGCAACGCATCGGCACGCGGCACATGCACGCGCGACAGCAGCCGTGTCAGCATCGCCATGCGTTCCTGAAAGGCTTCCGAGAACGGCGAAACGGCCTCGCCGATCCGCATCGCGTGCAGCTTCTGCCGCTCGACGACGATCTGGCTTGCCACCGCGATGCCGATCGCGCCGCCGACGTTGCGCACCATGTTGAACACGCCGGATGCCGAACCGAGCTGCGCCTTCTCGATTCCGTCGACGGCCATCACCGACAGCGCGATCACGACCAGCGACTGCCCGATCCCGCGCACGACGAGTGACGGCACGATCACGTTCGATGCGGCGTCGGCGGTCAGGTGGATGTTCATCAGGCAGCCGGCCGCGACGAGCGCGAAGCCGAGCACGATCGTCGTGCGCGGGCTCGTGCGGCGCATCAGCGGCGGCGTCAGGAACGACATCACGAACTGCACGAGCCCGTACGGGATCATCGCGAGGCCGATGTCGCGCGCGCTGTAGCCGTGCAGCTCGGCGAAGTAGTTCGGCACGAGGAACACGACGCCGAACACCACCGCGCCGAACAGGAACTGCATCAGGCTCGCGATCCCGAAGTTGTAGCGGCCGAGCAGCCGCAGGTTGATGAACGGCGCCTTGCGCCGCAGTTCGATCGCGACGAACGCAACGAGCCCCGCCACCGCGACGATCGACAGCTCGACGATCAGGTCGGACGCGAACCAGTCCTTGCGACCGCCCTCCTCCAGCACGATCTGCAGCGCGCTCAGGCCGAGCGCCATCGTCGCGATCCCGAACCAGTCGGCCTGCCGCAGCTTAGACAACTGCACGGGCACCGGGCGGATCGCCCACGCAATCGCCGCGATCAGCGCGATCGCGGGCGGAATCTGCAGATAGAAGATCCAGCGCCACGAATACATGTCGGTGAGCCAGCCGCCGAGCGACGGCCCGGCCGCCTGCGCGACGTTGTTCGCGACCGCGAACAGCGCCATGCCGAGCGGATGCTTCGACGGCGGCAGCTCGGTGACGATCAGCTGGAACGACAACGGAATCAGCACGCCACCGAATGCGCCCTGCAGCGCACGCGCGACGATCATCGACGAGATGGTCGGCGCGACCGAGCATGCGATCGAAAACACAAGGAACCCGGTTGCGCCGACGAGCAGCACGCGGCGCGCGGAGAACACCTGCACGAGCCAGCCGGTGAGCGGAATCACGACGATCTCGGCCACGAGGTAGGCAGTCGAGATCCACGAGCCCTCCTCGAAGCTCGCACCCAGCGACCCGCGGATGTCGGGCAGCGACGCGTTCGTCACGTGCACGTTCATCCCCGCCATGAAGCAGCCGAACACGCCGCCGAGCACCGCGACCCACGCACGCAGCGACACGGTTTCGTCGTGCACGGCCTGCACGACCTGCCCGGTTGCGGCC
This window of the Burkholderia lata genome carries:
- a CDS encoding SymE family type I addiction module toxin yields the protein MADANHNAPVRFHDCFVPPRTSFQTRRIVPHLKLADMAPPVLHLWMKLSSHWIEAAGFDPEQPLKIEVMHKRLVITPIEDRRCDDFGKGVDHATAPSRSNFLVITGDAQ
- a CDS encoding helix-turn-helix domain-containing protein, which codes for MNRNDSPQRAGNLPADFELDDAGALSAKSALVLKVNALIVSRGLSEDEAAALAEMARPVVTPEQRERLRNVSLELLMQTLASLGQHVEIVVRPAGPPRSAGITVSV
- a CDS encoding DHA2 family efflux MFS transporter permease subunit, which produces MTAATGQVVQAVHDETVSLRAWVAVLGGVFGCFMAGMNVHVTNASLPDIRGSLGASFEEGSWISTAYLVAEIVVIPLTGWLVQVFSARRVLLVGATGFLVFSIACSVAPTISSMIVARALQGAFGGVLIPLSFQLIVTELPPSKHPLGMALFAVANNVAQAAGPSLGGWLTDMYSWRWIFYLQIPPAIALIAAIAWAIRPVPVQLSKLRQADWFGIATMALGLSALQIVLEEGGRKDWFASDLIVELSIVAVAGLVAFVAIELRRKAPFINLRLLGRYNFGIASLMQFLFGAVVFGVVFLVPNYFAELHGYSARDIGLAMIPYGLVQFVMSFLTPPLMRRTSPRTTIVLGFALVAAGCLMNIHLTADAASNVIVPSLVVRGIGQSLVVIALSVMAVDGIEKAQLGSASGVFNMVRNVGGAIGIAVASQIVVERQKLHAMRIGEAVSPFSEAFQERMAMLTRLLSRVHVPRADALPGSSTGGVHELALALVNQRVMREALLMAYSDTFLIAGVAMAGCTAAAFLLRGKKKA